The Fusarium keratoplasticum isolate Fu6.1 chromosome 8, whole genome shotgun sequence genome includes a region encoding these proteins:
- a CDS encoding Arylsulfatase — protein sequence MRYSTWLKPVYLTSSLLLSETALAQRDQIVLDNAPKKNIVFILTDDQDAVLDSVAYMPRLNKHVIDKGTSFVNHFTTTAICCPSRVSLWTGKQPHNTNVTDVSPPYGGFPKFVSQGLNENYLPIWLQEAGYNTYYTGKLFNAHTINNYNSPFPAGWTGTNFLLDPGTYSYLNPIYQRNSEPPVQHHGTHTLDLISKYAHELLEEAISSDKPFFVAIAPVAPHSNIDVNRDSGPPTMTIPIPAERHSHLFEGVQIPRTANFNPDSPSGVSWIRQLSQLNETAVSYLDDYYRARLQALQGVDEIVEQVIHQLDSAGLLDDTYVVYSSDNGFHLGQHRLPPGKECGFDEDIRVPLFVRGPGVAAGAVETAVTTHIDLAPTLLKLAGARLRSDFDGTPIPVLPGPGTRRHEHVAVEYWGIALAEGEIGGFGMLGSSPPSAPFPPSFPAADEIITDGKGQILMPNNTYKGVRIAHEDYDLYYSAWCSNEHELYDLKADPGQLHNLFPEDDDVTADVSLLGKSTHQVIDRLDALMLVLKSCKGESCIEPWKILHPDGDVASLKDALKDKFDEFYEQQVKVSFDRCEDGYLIDAEGPQVGYQYRDGLEWHHWT from the exons ATGCGGTACTCAACCTGGCTAAAACCAGTCTACCTAACCAGCTCGCTCCTCCTCTCAGAAACAGCACTCGCCCAGCGAGACCAAATAGTCCTCGACAACGCACCCAAAAAGAACATTGTCTTCATCCTCACCGACGACCAAGATGCCGTCCTCGACTCGGTGGCATACATGCCGCGTCTGAATAAGCACGTCATAGACAAGGGAACGTCGTTTGTCAATCACTTTACAACTACGGCTATTTGTTGTCCTTCGCGTGTTTCGCTGTGGACGGGGAAGCAGCCGCACAACACGAATGTAACAGACGTGAGCCCACCCTATG GCGGGTTCCCTAAGTTTGTCTCCCAAGGCCTCAATGAAAACTACCTCCCCATCTGGCTACAAGAAGCTGGATACAACACATATTACACAGGAAAGCTATTCAACGCACACACAATCAACAACTACAACTCACCCTTCCCTGCTGGATGGACTGGAACAAACTTTCTGCTCGATCCAGGCACGTACTCATACCTGAACCCCATCTACCAGCGGAACAGTGAGCCTCCGGTGCAGCATCATGGAACTCACACTTTGGACCTGATTTCCAAGTATGCACATGAGCTGCTTGAAGAGGCGATTAGTTCAGACAAGCCCTTCTTTGTCGCCATTGCCCCTGTTGCGCCGCATTCGAATATCGATGTCAACCGGGACAGTGGTCCTCCAACCATGACCATCCCGATCCCGGCTGAGAGACACTCCCACCTCTTTGAAGGAGTTCAGATCCCTCGAACGGCAAACTTTAACCCTGACTCG CCCAGTGGTGTGAGCTGGATCCGCCAGCTGTCCCAGCTCAACGAGACGGCCGTCTCGTACCTGGACGACTACTACCGCGCTCGCCTCCAGGCTCTGCAGGGAGTCGACGAGATCGTGGAGCAGGTCATCCACCAGCTGGACTCAGCCGggcttctcgacgacacGTACGTCGTGTACAGCTCCGACAACGGGTTCCACCTTGGCCAGCACAGGCTGCCTCCCGGCAAGGAGTGCGGTTTCGACGAGGACATTCGCGTGCCCCTTTTCGTCCGGGGCCCAGGCGTTGCCGCTGGCGCCGTGGAGACGGCCGTGACGACTCACATCGACCTCGCCCCGACGCTGCTCAAGCTCGCTGGTGCGCGTCTCCGCAGTGACTTTGACGGGACGCCCATCCCGGTGCTGCCCGGCCCGGGGACCAGGCGCCACGAGCACGTCGCCGTCGAGTATTGGGGGATAGCTCTCGCCGAGGGAGAGATCGGCGGTTTTGGTATGCTTGGCTCCTCTCCCCCCTCAGCCCCCTTTCCCCCGTCGTTTCCGGCCGCTGACGAGATCATCACAGATGGAAAGGGACAGATTCTCATGCCCAATAACACGTACAAGGGGGTTAGGATAGCACATGAGGACTATGATTTATACTACTCGGCTTGGTGCAGCAATGAACACGAGCTCTACGATCTCAAG GCGGATCCAGGACAGCTGCACAACCTCTTCcctgaggatgatgacgtGACGGCAGACGTGTCACTCTTAGGAAAGAGTACCCATCAGGTTATAGACCGACTTGACGCTCTGATGCTGGTTCTCAAGTCGTGCAAAGGAGAGTCGTGTATCGAGCCCTGGAAGATCCTCCATCCGGATGGCGACGTAGCGAGCTTGAAGGACGCCCTGAAGGACAAGTTTGACGAGTTTTACGAAcagcaggtcaaggtcagCTTCGACCGCTGCGAGGATGGGTATCTGATCGATGCCGAGGGGCCACAGGTCGGTTACCAGTATCGAGACGGCCTCGAGTGGCATCACTGGACCTGA
- a CDS encoding NADH dehydrogenase [ubiquinone] 1 beta subcomplex subunit 7, producing the protein MASDAITEPRQATREEMRDAKLPIAYRDSCAHLLIPLNKCRRDTWYAPWKCTDERHSYEKCQYVEFKKRVAKMDELREAKGGARSN; encoded by the exons ATGGCTTCCGACGCGATTACTGAGCCGCGGC AGGCGACCCGCGAGGAGATGCGCGATGCCAAACTCCCCATTGCCTACCGAGACAGCTGCGCACACCTCTTGATCCCCCTCAACAAGTGCCGGAGGGATACTTGGTATGCCCCCTGGAAGTGCACG GATGAGCGACACAGCTACGAAAAGTGCCAGTAcgtcgagttcaagaagcgagtcgccaagatggacgagttgAGGGAAGCCAAGGGTGGTGCTCGAAGCAACTAG